A window of the Archocentrus centrarchus isolate MPI-CPG fArcCen1 chromosome 9, fArcCen1, whole genome shotgun sequence genome harbors these coding sequences:
- the rmi1 gene encoding recQ-mediated genome instability protein 1 — translation MAPGIQAVVSAAQAWLQSSWQVQVPFAWLEACVEWLQGEAGGAAHLSQQQINQQALDQWLLTDLRDLDFPVLPEGLAQAQKTELCGTFCVQVDSLLDISQPVYGQLQKWRGTDCANDEVSAVTQATQRSWEAKPTRMLLLQVTDGVQSLEAMEYQPIPVLSAALRPGAKLQLHGKIVCRLGVLLLGPSNIKILGGEVEDLVDRNNQGRVLCRTLGLPDEEQQQEGEEAPAQQQGNQEVEELDLDDAELLASLEAQEEVEMLQVEPARDSGYSTLRETSTQSSRTSSVRSLVPETSSRSQISTRSDRGGLTRSNRGGLYQGYLNDDKQVEADIFGSVPSDEIHQEFQDHNMADEDFPDEDFDDLPLDELDSVIFLENVPTSSDSSYRHTPQNSRTTGNSSKATKPLAAQFESRNLSGSGSRLGSINSRSSTQKRDTSEASWQLTTTPKPFLSPAASEETHESEFASNDEIEFVEEDMDCILEKAETSGKTRGPNDVPVQQEPSRDRESIAYKSETGRSSKKDAQSGSTISPVTLTSPPFTYLSLLENLMSKPLLQTIEIHVKAFIVTLLGKLSSSNGVWSVSATISDGTGYLDVELSNEVLTGLLGFSVAEKGALKRDPSRRGELDAGMRRCQEELVDMCCIMTVIVQPEGRKAVVTKADPVSEKILQELEQRVRDRRK, via the exons ATGGCTCCTGGGATTCAGGCAGTGGTAAGTGCTGCCCAAGCCTGGCTGCAGTCATCCTGGCAAGTCCAGGTGCCCTTTGCCTGGCTAGAAGCCTGTGTGGAATGGCTACAAGGAGAGGCAGGAGGAGCAGCTCATCTGTCACAACAGCAAATCAACCAACAG GCACTGGACCAGTGGCTGTTAACAGACCTCAGAGACCTGGACTTTCCTGTCCTCCCTGAAGGGCTTGCTCAGGCCCAGAAGACCGAGCTCTGTGGCACTTTTTGCGTTCAG GTTGACTCATTATTGGACATCAGTCAGCCGGTGTATGGTCAGCTGCAGAAGTGGAGGGGCACAGATTGTGCCAATGACGAGGTGTCTGCTGTCACACAGGCCACCCAGAGGTCCTGGGAAGCCAAACCCACCCGTATGCTACTACTGCAG GTGACAGATGGAGTTCAGAGCCTGGAGGCCATGGAGTATCAGCCGATCCCGGTTCTCAGTGCGGCACTCAG GCCCGGTGCAAAGTTGCAGCTGCACGGGAAGATAGTTTGCAGACTTGGTGTTTTGCTTTTGGGGCCGTCCAACATCAAAATCTTAGGTGGTGAGGTCGAAGACTTGGTGGACAGGAATAACCAG GGCAGGGTGCTGTGTCGGACACTGGGACTTCCtgatgaggagcagcagcaggaaggagaggaggCTCCAGCACAACAGCAAG gtAACCAGGAAGTGGAGGAGCTAGATCTTGATGATGCCGAGTTGTTAGCCAGTCTTGAGGCTCAGGAGGAAGTTGAAATGCTTCAGGTTGAACCTGCTCGAGACAGTGGCTACAGCACGCTGCGTGAGACTTCCACTCAGTCCTCGAGAACCTCGTCCGTCAGGAGCCTTGTCCCAGAAACCTCATCCAG aAGTCAAATCTCCACCCGCTCTGACAGAGGTGGTTTGACCCGAAGCAACAGAGGTGGTTTATATCAGGGTTATCTAAATGATGATAAACAAGTGGAAGCTGACATCTTTGGCTCAGTCCCCTCTGATGAAATTCATCAAGAGTTCCAAGATCACAACATGGCAGACGAAGACTTTCCTGATGAAGACTTTGACGACCTTCCCCTGGATGAATTGGACAGTGTGATTTTCCTGGAAAATGTTCCTACATCATCTGACAGCagttacagacacacaccacagaACAGCAGAACAACAGGAAATTCATCAAAAGCAACAAAACCTCTAGCTGCACAGTTTGAATCACGCAATTTGAGTGGCTCTGGGTCACGACTCGGGTCTATCAACTCCAGATCCAGCACACAGAAAAGAGACACTAGTGAAGCTTCATGGCAATTAACAACAACTCCCAAGCCATTCCTTTCTCCAGCAGCTTCAGAGGAAACGCATGAATCAGAATTTGCTAGTAATGATGAGATTGAGTTTGTGGAAGAAGATATGGACTGCATTTTGGAAAAGGCAGAAACTAGTGGGAAGACGAGAGGACCGAATGATGTCCCTGTTCAACAAGAGCCTagtagagacagagagagcattGCCTACAAATCAGAAACTGGGAGATCATCCAAAAAAGATGCTCAGAGTGGCAGCACAATCTCTCCTGTCACTCTGACCTCTCCACCCTTTACATACTTGAGCTTGCTCGAAAATTTGATGTCCAAACCACTTCTCCAAACCATTGAGATACACGTCAAAGCTTTCATTGTGACTCTCTTGGGAAAACTGAGCAGCAGTAATGGTGTTTGGAGTGTTTCCGCTACAATATCTGACGGAACTGGTTACCTGGATGTGGAGTTGTCCAATGAGGTTTTGACAGGCCTTCTGGGCTTCTCAGTAGCAGAGAAGGGGGCTCTGAAGCGTGACCCATCCAGGAGAGGTGAGCTGGATGCTGGGATGAGGAGATGCCAGGAAGAGCTTGTGGACATGTGCTGCATTATGACCGTTATTGTTCAACCAGAGGGCAGGAAAGCTGTGGTGACCAAAGCAGACCCAGTCAGTGAGAAAATACTCCAGGAGCTGGAGCAGAGGgtgagagacaggagaaaataA